The window AAATGGGATGGATAGTACAGGGCAGAATGCCGCTCAAGTGCAAACTTCTGCGGCCTTTCTCCATAGTCCGGGTCCGGCTTTTTGACAAAAAAAAATATGCCCGCCAGGAAGGAGATCCGACTCCTTTCCAGAAGTGGACATTTGATGTATTGAATATCCCGGATGATTACGTTCAGCAGGAGGGACAGTTATCAACGGTGCTTTCACCGCAGTACATATCCTGGCGGTATGCTAATAATCCACTGTACACCTACAATTATTTTACCGATCAGGAGCAGTTCCTGCTCATCGGCCGTATCAAGCGGCATGCTTATGCCAAAGAGCTGCGGCTGGTTGATTTTGTGCAGTTCGACCTACGCGCCGATGAGTCTTACTTACGCAAGGCCATTAAAAAGCAGGTACTGTCATTTTGTGAGCAGCACCAGATAGATTTTATCTCCTTCTCCGGTTACCAGTACCGGGCTTACCGGCGCTGCTTCCGGTGGATGGGCTTATTGCCGGTACGGCAATTGGGGCCTGTAATTACGCTGAAGGACCTTAACATGCAGGAGAATTTTAAGTATTTATTAAACACCAAAAACTGGTGTTATTCCATCGGTGACCTGGAGTTGTTTTAACAACTTATACAGCGGATGCTCATTCCTCCGGGAGCTGCGCTGCCGCGCGCTCCATGTGAGGAATGAGTACCGCACCAACGAAGCAAAAGAAAGTCGAAGCAAACGCCCACTTGCCATTCACCACTCACCACTTGCCAAAATGAAGCCAAAACTCATCCGCATCACTACAGTACCTGTTTCATTGAAAGTATTGTTGCGGCAGCAGCTCCAATTCATGTCGGACCATTTTGAAATACTGGCCGTTTCATCGCCCGGTAAGGAGCTGGAAGAAGCAGGCGGGAATGAAGGCGTAAGAACTGTGCCTGTTGCTATGACGCGGTCCATTACACCACTGAAAGACCTGAAGGCTTTATGGCGCTTATACCGGTTATTCAAAAAAGAAAAGCCAGACATAGTACACACCCATACGCCCAAAGCCGGGCTGCTGGGAATGATAGCGGCGCGCATAGCCGGCGTACCCATACGGCTGCACACGGTGGCAGGACTTCCGCTCATGGAACAAAAAGGCTTCAGAAGAAAAATACTGCAATATACCGAACGTGTAACCTATCTATGCGCTACCAAAGTATATCCCAACTCCCGTAACCTGGCCGGCTTCCTGCTGCAGCACAGGTTCTGTAAGGCTGGTAAAATACAGGTAATAGGCAATGGCAGCAGCAATGGCATTGATACGGATTTCTTCCGGTTGACCGAAGAACTGGGAGTAACGGCCAGTCAATTACGAAAAGAGCTGTCATTGGGTACCGGCGATTTTGTGTTTGTTTTTATTGGCAGGCTCGTCAGGGATAAAGGCATTGAAGAGCTGGTAGATGCTTTTATGGCATTGAAGAAAAAATATACGGGTATAAAACTTTTGCTGGTAGGCCCCTTTGAACCCGATCTTGATCCGCTGCCGCAGCATACTGCCGCCACCATTGCGTCTGATAAAGATATTATTCACGCCGGCTTCCAGCAGGATATACGTCCCTGGCTGGCGATAAGCCATCTATTGGTATTTCCTTCCTACCGGGAAGGTTTTCCCAACGTACCCATGCAGGCCGGTTGCTTTCACCTGCCGGCCATTGTTACCGATATCAACGGTTGTAATGAGATCATAGAACAGGAGCGCAATGGATGGGTGATCCCTGTAAAGAACAGGGAGGCGCTCCGGGATGCTATGGAAATATTGATGGTCAACCAGGTGCTGTATGCCCAATTGAAAAGGCAGGCCCGGCAAATGATTGTGGAGCGGTATGAACAAAAACATTTCTGGAGTCTCTTGTTGCATGAATACACCGATCAACTAAGCAAACATGTACCTGTATCGCCACTATGGCAAGCGGTTCATTGACCTCGTCGTTAGCTGCATTGCTTTCGGGCTGCTGCTGCCGGTTATTGTGCTCATCACCGTGCTGCTTTGCCTGGTGAACAGGGGAGATCCTTTCTTCTTTCAGCACAGGCCCGGCAGGAATGGGCGGATATTCCGGCTGTTGAAATTCAGGACCATGAACAACAGGAAAGATGCAGCAGGCAACCTCCTGCCCGATGAAGCACGCCTTACCGGTTTTGGAAAGTTCATTCGTAAAACCTCCCTGGATGAGTTGCTGCAACTCATCAATGTGATCAAAGGCGAAATGAGCCTGATCGGTCCGCGGCCTTTATTGATAGAGTACCTGCCTTTGTATTCGGCCAGGCAAAACAGGCGGCATGAAATACGGCCGGGCATCACCGGCTGGGCGCAGGTCAACGGGCGCAATGCCATCAGTTGGGAACAGAAGTTTGAACTGGATATATGGTATGTTGATCACCTAAGCTGGCAATTGGATAATAAGATACTATGGCTTACCATAAAAAAAGTATTTAAAACAGAAGGCATCAGCCAGCAGGGACATGCTACGATGCCCTGGTTTAAAGGCGCAGACAATTCATGAACATTCTTATCACATCTGCCGGACAAAGGGTTTCCCTCGTAAGGGCCTTTAAAAAGGAATTAACAAAAGCCTACCCCGGGTGCCAGGTATTTACTACCGATATGTGTCCTGAATTAAGTGCTGCCTGCAATGTATCTGACGGATATTTTCGTGTACGTAAAGTTACCGACCCGGCGTATATAGACGAACTACTGGAGCTTTGCCGCAACAACAACATTAAAATGGTGGTGCCCACCATTGATACAGAGCTGATGGTGCTGGCATTTCAGAAAGAAATATTCAGCAGGGAAGGCATTCATATCATTATATCTTCCCCTTCCTTTATAGAGCAATGCAGGGACAAGCGGAAGACCCATGTATTCTTTCAGCAAAGAGGTATTGACATACCCGCGGCTATTGATAAACAACATCCCCGGTTCCCCTTGTTTATTAAACCTTACAACGGAAGCCTCAGCGTAGACACCTATGTTGTTCACCGGGAAGCTGATCTGTCTGAATACCACCTGACCAGTGAGCGTTTTCTTTTTATGGAATACCTGTCCAGGGAGTACCATGATGAGTATACCGTGGATATGTATTACGACAGAACAGGTCATGTTAAATGCATCGTACCACGCAAACGCATGCTGGTAAGGGCCGGTGAGATCAATAAAGGCATCACCAGCAAGAACGGTTTGCTTACTTACCTCAAAGAAAAGCTGGCCTGGATTGAAGGCGCTGCCGGCTGTCTCACAGCGCAGTTCTTCCTGCACAGATTGTCAGCCAGGATCATTGCCATCGAGATCAATGCACGGTTTGGCGGCGGTTTCCCCCTCAGCTACCAGGCAGGGGCCAATTACCCCGGCTGGCTCATCGAAGAATACTTTAAGGGTGGAGCAATTGCTTATACAGAAGATTGGGAAGACCAGTTATTAATGCTTCGTTATGATGATGAAGTGATCATACATGGATATACCAATTAAGCCCGGCCACTTTTTCATCTTCGACCTGGATGATACATTATTCCCTGAGATAGACTTCCTCAGGTCAGGGTTTAAGGCCATTGCTGCAAAACTGGTTCCCGTGAGCGGGATAGGTATTTATGAAGAAATGATGCAGCGGTATCATAACGGAGAGCATGTATTTCAATGGATCATTGATCAATACCATGCATTACTGCCAGACCTTACGATGGATTGCTTATTACAGGAATACCGGGAACATGTACCGCATATCACCTTGAGCCGGGATGCTGCCGGCTTATTACAGCGTTTGGCGACGCTTTCTATTCCGGCCGGTCTCATCACCGACGGCAGAAGCATTACACAAAGGAACAAGCTGAAAGCATTGCAACTGGAAAACTACTTCCGAGATGTTATCATTTCCGAAGAATTTGGTTCAGCAAAACCCGATGAAAGGAATTACCGGTATTTCGAGGACAAATATCCTGGTCATGAATTCTATTACTTCGGTGATAATACCGGAAAGGATTTTGTTGCGCCGGCCCGGCTTGGCTGGGTCACTGTTTGTCTCAAAGACAGGGGCACGAATATTCATCCACAAACATTCACTGCATCCCCTTGTCCTGCCTGGGTGATCACTTCTTTCGATGACGTACAGCTTATACAGTAAACAGCATGGAGGAAAAAATATGGTTGTCATCTCCCCACATGGGAGGCAGGGAATCAGGCTATGTGAAGGAGGCTTTTGATACCAACTGGATTGCGCCATTGGGACCGCATGTCAATGGATTTGAGCAGGACCTGAGGGCATTTTTACAGGAGGAAGTAGAAGTAGCAGCGTTAAGCTCAGGTACGGCAGCTTTACACCTGGCCCTGGTGCTGCTGGGCGTAAAAGCAGGAGATGAGGTCATTTGTCAGTCGATGACATTTGCAGCATCAGCCAATCCCATCGTATACCAGGGAGCTGTTCCGGTATTTGTGGACAGTGAAGAAGCTACCTGGAACATGTCGCCTGAATTGCTCGAACTGGCTATTCATGACCGTATACGGCTGGGTAAAAAGCCGAAAGCCATTATTGTAGTGCACCTGTATGGTATGCCGGCCCAAATGGACACTATCCTGTCTATTGCGCGGCAATATGAAATACCGTTGATAGAAGATGCTGCTGAAGCGCTGGGCTCTGTTTATAATGGCCAACAGGCAGGTACATTCGGGGATATAGGCATCTTTTCTTTTAATGGCAATAAGATCATTACCACTTCCGGTGGTGGTGCGCTGGTATCCCGCAATGCGGAATATGTCAGCAAGGCCAGGTTCCTGGCCACCCAGGCCCTTGATACAGCGCCGCATTATCAGCATTCACAAATAGGTTACAATTACCGTATGAGCAATGTGTGTGCGGGCATAGGCCGGGGCCAGATGGAAGTACTGCCGCAACGTATTCTCCAGCGCCGCAACAACTTTAACTTTTACAAAAAGGCCTTTGGTGACATACCCGGCATACGGTGTATGGAAGAACCAGGCCCGGCTTATTATTCCAATCATTGGTTAACTACAGTACTCATAGAAGGGAGCCAGTTTACGCGCGAGCAAATACGCCTGGCGCTTATTCGCGATAACATTGATTGCAGACCCCTCTGGAAACCCATGCACCTGCAACCGGTATTTGCCGGCACGCCTTATTATGGCAACAATACCAGCGACCGGCTTTTTGAAGCAGGGCTATGCTTACCCTCCGGTTCCAACCTTACAGAAAACGACCTGAACAGGGTAGTGGGGCGTGTACGCGCTGCCGCCGCTATCGAAGCAAACGTACTCACCGATCACCACTGACCACTCACGGCAATCATTCACTTAAAGCTACTGCCAATCATGAAAAAATTATTCTTTACTGCCAGATCAGTCCCCAGGTGGGTTGTATTGATGGTGGACATAGTCATCAGCGGCGCCTCTTTCTCACTGTCTTACTTTATTGTTAAGCAATTCGAATTCCCCATCATACTGCGCGGGCATTTCTTTATCTACACAGGCGTGTATTGCATCATGACCCTGTTGATCTTTTATGGTATGCGTATCCATACAGGCATCATCCGGTATTCCAACATCCATGATATGATGCGCATATTCCTGGCGGTGCTGCTGGTAAGCCTCCTGTACCCGGTAGCTATTGAGTTTTTTGTGGCCAGGCGGTACAACATACGTTCTTTGAACATAGCCGGCGTACTCATCGTCAACTTCTTCATCGCCTCTTCCCTGCTCATCCTGTTGCGTACGGTGGTGAGAGGTTTCTATTACTATGTGAAAAGAATATCCAATACGCACAGGGAAAATGTGCTGGTCTATGGAACGGATACAGAAGCTATCCTTATTAAGCAGGCCATAGAATCCAGTCCCACCAATAAATTTGTAATAGCAGGCTTTATCGATACCAATCCCGACCGTATTAACTCTTATATTCAGCAGGTAAAGATCTTCCATATCCGGGCACTGGGTCTCCTGAAAATCAAAAAGAACGTGGATAAGCTCATCCTGATGAACAATCAACTGACCAGCCAGGATAAAAAAGCCGTTATTGAAAGATGCCTGCAGGTGGGAATCAAAGTGCTCACCGTGCCGCCTGCCGATCAATGGGTGTATGGCAGGCTAAGCATACGGCAGATCCAGGAACTGAGCATTGAAGACCTGCTGCAACGTGAGCCCATTGTCATCAATGACCAGAACATAAGCAGTGACCTGTGTGGCAAACGTATCCTGATCACAGGAGCTGCCGGTTCTATCGGGGCCGAGATTGTGCACCAGGTATTGTCTTATCAGCCGCATACAGTCATCCTTTGTGACCAGGCCGAATCGGACCTGCATGAAATGCAACTGGAAGTGGAAGGGAAATATCCTGATGTCAACATCAAAATATTTATTGCCAGCATCAGGGACCGCAACCGCATGGAGATCCCTTTCCGGGAATACCATCCCGATATCGTATTCCATGCAGCGGCTTATAAACATGTGCCCATGATGGAAAAACATCCGGCAGAAGCTATCCTGACCAATGTGATGGGCACCAAGATCGTGGCCGACCTGGCCGTCTTCTTCAACGTGCATAAATTTGTGATGATCTCTACCGATAAGGCCGTGAACCCTTCCAACGTAATGGGCACCTCCAAACGTATTGCTGAAATGTATGTGCAATCGCTCAGCAACATGGTACAGAATAAATCGGCCGATGATATCGTTCACATTCATAACTCCTGGAGCCGGCAATTCGTTTTTAATGCCATGCACTCCCAAACAAAATTCATCACCACCCGCTTTGGTAATGTGCTCGGGTCGAACGGCTCTGTCATTCCCCGGTTCCATGCGCAGATTGAAGCAGGCGGACCGGTCACTGTTACCCACCCCATGATCACCCGCTTTTTCATGACCATTCCCGAAGCAGTACAATTGGTGCTGGAAGCGGCTACCATGGGCAAAGGGTCAGAGATCTTTGTATTTGACATGGGGCGGCCGGTTAAAATTGTTGACCTGGCAAAGAAAATGATCCGGCTGGCCGGTCTGGTGCCGGAGGAAGATATAAAGATCGTATATACAGGTTTGAGGCCCGGCGAAAAACTCTACGAAGAATTACTCAACAGGGAAGAAAAAACATTGCCTACCCATCACGATAAAATAAAAATTGCGCGGGTAGTACCCTGTTGTGATGAGGCGGTGATAGAAATAGAAGAACTTATCAGCATCAGCAGGCATGGAGATGATTATGCGCTCGTGAAAAAGATGAAAGAGCTGGTGCCGGAATTTATGAGCAACAACTCCGAATTTGAAGAACTGGACCATATACCATTAAAAAGAGGCTACATACGACGGGAAGCCGCTTATTAATGGTTGAAATGCATTCAAAATCATTATACTGATGTCAAGCCAATAACCATATCATGAAAGCGTGCCTGCTTTTTTTGATCATGAAGATGTGTGTCATTCAGGCGGCCTATGCACAGCAGGAAATTAACAACTGGTTTTTTGGATACAATGGCGGATTGAACTTTAGCAGCGGCGCTCCGGTAGCAACACCCGGTAGCTTACGGAGCTGGGAAGGATGCTCGTCAATTAGTGACAGGAATGGCAACCTGCTGTTCTATACAGATGGTATTGCCGTATGGGATAAGCTGCACCAGGTAATGCCCAATGGTGCTAACCTCTCAGGAGATACCCTTTGCACACAATCGGCGCTCATTACCGGTTATCCGGGCAATGATTCCCTCTTCTATATCTTTACGGTAGCGAAAGAGACCGAACCGAAAGGACTTCAGTACACGCTTGTTAACAGGAAGCTCAACGGTGGGCTGGGCGATGTGGTGGTAGCACAAAAGAATATACCGCTGCTCACCCCGGTATGTGAAAAAGTCACTGCCGTAAAGCACGGCAACGCCAATGATATATGGGTCATCACACATAAGTTCGGCACCAATGAGTTTTATGTATATGAAATCAATTGTGCGGGCCTCAATACCACACCCCGCATCATGGCTGTTGGTAATATGGCCGATAGGATAACCAACTCCATCGGTTACCTCAAAGCATCGCCCGATGGTACTACACTGGCCATGGCCGGCTTTACTTCTGTAGTAGAAGTATTCGACTTTGATATATTAACGGGCGCCATTACCAACCCGCGTATCATTGTGGCCAATCCCAACAACATCACCGGTCCTTATGGTATTGAATTTTCCGGCAACTCAAAACTCTTGTACGTAAGTGAATCCTACAACAACAATGCTTCCGGCGCCTTCTTTATTTTCCAGTATAAAATTGATACGCCGGACATCGTTGATTCCCGGACAGCCGTTGATTCGGGATATGCCAATGCTGCCGGAGCGCTGCAACTGGGCCCCGATGGCAAGATCTACATTGCTTATGACCAGCAGCCTTTCCTGGGCGCTATTACCAATCCTGATATAGAGGGCCTGGGATGTGGCCATGTCAGGCAATATGTGGGCCTGTCGCCCGGAACGATCAGCGGTGTTGGATTACCCACTTCAGTAGCAGGATACAAACGGACTTTATTAAGTGAGGATACGACGCTTTGTGAAGGGGGAAGGGTGGTTGCCAGGGTGCGTTTACCTGGCACCACCTTTCTATGGCAGGATGGATCAACCAGGGATTCCCTGGTCATCACAGCGCCTGGTACCTATTGGGTGGAAATTAACCACAACAACTGCATTTACCGGGATACCCTGCAGGTCATCTGGGGTCCAAAACCAGTGATCAACCTGGGGAAAGACACTGCCCTCTGCGCCAATAATTATCCCTTGTGGCTGCAGCAAACCATTCCCGGTGCCACCTACCTGTGGCAGGATAGTTCCGTCAATAACAATTACCTCGTCACCGGCCAGGGCACTTACTGGCTGGAAGCCGCACTCAATGACTGTTTGGCCAGGGATTCGATACGGGTAACCACCAGGCCCGTTACCACTTTCAATTTGGGCAACGATACATCAATATGTGAGCAGCAGCAGTTACCGCTTGGCATTGCCGGCGGCTTTGCGGCTTATACCTGGAGTAATGGCAGCCAGTCGGATAACATCATCGTTACAGATAGCGGCTTGTATTGGTGTGAAGGGGTTAACCCGGCAGGATGTCCCTGGCGCGATAGCATCCGGGTGGCCATACGGCCACTGCCTGTATTTTCTTTGGGCAACGATTCCATACTATGCGAGGGAAATACCTTGCTATTGGATGTCAGTAATGCAGGCGACCAATACCTGTGGCAGAATGGTTCCACACAACCCCGGTACCGCATAAATAACAGTGGTATGTATCATGTAACAGTGAGCAAGGCTGGCTGCAGCCGGTCCGACACCATTTCAATAAGCTATAAAATAACGCCAAGACCCGACCTGGGGCCTGATAAAGAAATGTGCCCGGGGCAGGTATTGGTGCTTGATCCCGGCATTAGCGGCATTCCCTATACCTGGCAAAACGGAAGTACCCAACCTTCTTTTACAGTAACAGAACCTGGTGTTTATTCGGTATCAATAACCAGTGAATGCGGCATTATACGTGATGAAGTCGTCATCAGGAAAGGTTCCTGTCGCCTCGCTATTCCCAATGCATTCACACCGGACAAAACCAGCAACAATACCTTCCGCGTACTCAATGCTGCAGGGCTCAAAACCTTCAGCCTGCAGGTATTCAACCGGTGGGGACAATTACTATTTCAAACCACCGATCCATCCAAAGGATGGAATGGTTACCTGGGCAGTGCACAGCAACCTGCCGGTACCTATATATATATGGTATCCTACCTCGATGAAGCGTCAGGCAAAAAAATATTGCATAAAGGACTCTTTATACTTATTCGCTGAGTTCATTAACCGTGTATTATGAACAGAAGAAACTTTCTCCGGAACATTTTACTAACAATTGTTTGCCTCTTCCTCATACCAGGCGTAGGCGCGCGGAAAAGAAAGCTGCGGCGCTTTGCCATGGGTTGTTCACCCACCGGAGCCGATAGCGTTACAGGCATCACCGGCACTGTCAGCAGTGTACAATCAGGCAAATGGTCCGACCCCGCTACCTGGGGAGGAAAAATACCGGGCAATGCAGATACGCCGGTTATTACTACAGGACATACCATAATATATGATATAGCACAAGACACGGTAGCTGGGATCAATATCAGCAGTGGTGCAGTGCTTTTGTTCGACGATAGGATGTCTGCTACCTTACAAACCACGGCCAATGTAGTAGTGGAAGGGAAATTAGTAATGCGTCCTGCTGCAGCGGCTGTTATTCAAACATTGCGCTTTACAAGCATTAATGAAAATAAATTTGTAGGTGGTGGTATGAATGTATTGGCCACCGATGTGGGCTTATGGGTCATGGGCGCGGGTCAACTGGACCTGGCAGGTACTTCCAAAACATCGTGGACAAGAGCCACTGGTCCTATCAATGCCGGTGCTGCAACAGTTCCGGTAGAGAGCGCTATTGGCTGGCGTGTGGGCGATGAGATCAGCATTACACCTACTGAGCCGCCCACGGTGGGTATTGCTTTCACAACAGGCTTCGAGGAAAGAACAATTAAAAGCATATCCGGTACTTCCATCACCCTCAGCAGCGGCGCCGGCCGGCCGCATCCAATGGTCAACAACCTGTGGACGGCAGAGGTCATGAACCTCACCCGCAATGTAAGGATTGAAGGCACAGAGAAGGGAAGAGCGCATATCTTCATCCGCTCTTCCAGTCCGCAAACCATTGTGTATACAGCCATCCGGTACATGGGGCCGCGCAAAGACAGGGGGGGGTCCAATGCTACCGAACTGGTGGCAGGCAGGTATGGTATGCACTTTCACTATTCACTCGATGGCAGCCGCGGCTCGCTGGTGGAAGGCAATGTGATCAGGGATACCGGTAACCATAGTTACGTACCGCACGTATCAAACGGCATCAAATTCGTAGACAACATAGCCTATAATATATTAGAGACCGCCTTCTGGTGGGACCCCGGCGAGCCTACCCATGATGTGATCTATGATCATAACATAGTGGCCATTTGCGGGTTTGTCCGTGACTCCCTCAACATGAATGCAGAGAATGCACCCACTTTTTCTTCCAGCGGCTTTGGCCTCAATAGCGGCGATAGCAACATTTGCAGGAACAATGTTGTGGTGGCCGGCGGTGAGGGCGATTATGCCGATGGTGGCGCCTACAACTGGGAAGCGGTCATCAATGAAGGTATATGGACCTTCACAGGCAATATGGCGCACAACAATGGCAATGGCCTGCGGGTATGGCAAAATTCCACCCGTAACCATGTAGTGGAAGACTTCATTGCTTATTATAATGGTGTAGGCATCTTTCATGGGGCGTATGCCAACAGCTATACCTACAATGGTGGTATATTATATGGTAATGCCCTCTACATAAAAGCAGCCTCCTCCAACTCCAACCGGGTACGGGTAGAGAACATGACCATTGATGGCGCAGGCATTATTGCTCATGGCATTGAAGTGATCCATAGTCCTTTGCCCGGCGATCGTCCTGTATTCATCCGCAACGTCACCATCCGGGGATGTAAAGTGGCTGCTATTGTAGATTCGGCTGCACCTGAAGTACACTCCACCGATCTTATTCAATGCACCATGGAAGGCGCCATTATTTTACATAGAGATGCAGCAGCAGGAGAGACCATACGGGTACAACCCCGGGAAGGACAAGCCTACAAGCTCACCAAATCCGGAACAACCAACATTACACCTTTTGCAGCTACGATCTGGGGCGCCGGCAAGGGGCTGAAAGGCGAATACTTCAACAGCAGCAATTTTACCAATCCTGCCATGACGCGCATTGATTCTAATATCAGCTTTACAGAATGGAGTGCTGGCGTGCATTATACCATCACCGGCAATACCTATTCAGTGC of the Paraflavitalea devenefica genome contains:
- a CDS encoding PA14 domain-containing protein, yielding MNRRNFLRNILLTIVCLFLIPGVGARKRKLRRFAMGCSPTGADSVTGITGTVSSVQSGKWSDPATWGGKIPGNADTPVITTGHTIIYDIAQDTVAGINISSGAVLLFDDRMSATLQTTANVVVEGKLVMRPAAAAVIQTLRFTSINENKFVGGGMNVLATDVGLWVMGAGQLDLAGTSKTSWTRATGPINAGAATVPVESAIGWRVGDEISITPTEPPTVGIAFTTGFEERTIKSISGTSITLSSGAGRPHPMVNNLWTAEVMNLTRNVRIEGTEKGRAHIFIRSSSPQTIVYTAIRYMGPRKDRGGSNATELVAGRYGMHFHYSLDGSRGSLVEGNVIRDTGNHSYVPHVSNGIKFVDNIAYNILETAFWWDPGEPTHDVIYDHNIVAICGFVRDSLNMNAENAPTFSSSGFGLNSGDSNICRNNVVVAGGEGDYADGGAYNWEAVINEGIWTFTGNMAHNNGNGLRVWQNSTRNHVVEDFIAYYNGVGIFHGAYANSYTYNGGILYGNALYIKAASSNSNRVRVENMTIDGAGIIAHGIEVIHSPLPGDRPVFIRNVTIRGCKVAAIVDSAAPEVHSTDLIQCTMEGAIILHRDAAAGETIRVQPREGQAYKLTKSGTTNITPFAATIWGAGKGLKGEYFNSSNFTNPAMTRIDSNISFTEWSAGVHYTITGNTYSVRWTGLIEAQFSETHTFYLGSGGGHRLWIGNKLILDSWTEHYPDVYRAAPVTLVAGEKYAVRLEYFNTTGGTGMGLLWSSPSLPLEYVPQSQLYAEAITSPTPLPPVQETIVVGRIVQNYIEIQSPDNSFYQLYDPLGRLLKRGALIQGTNYIYVSHFSKGALFLKLNGIRKAYKLIKM